The stretch of DNA atagattttcttctatataaaaaatagtcCCTCTCATATTGCTTTCCTTTTTTCGTAGATATCTTATCTCAATTAAACACATACAATTTAATAATTACTTATAATACAGATTCTGAAATTGTTGAGTCAAACTCTACCAATTAATGTCTATTGTACTATATATACAGTACAACGAAACAAGTAATCTTCACATTTTCCATCTCAAccaagagacaaaacaaaacatcagcCCTAGATTTTGTCACTGCCATGTCGTCCAGTTCGTGGATGTTGGAAGAGACCACCTTACCAATACTTGGCTGTCTCGGCCAAGGCGACTATGGCTACATCTCTCTCGTTCGAACCCCTAACGATAGTATGCTCATGGCTAAGAAAACATCTCTCCGCAAATACTCAGGGAATCTCGAGAAAGAATTAAGGATCTTACATCGCTTCAACTCCATCGATTGCAACATCGTACGACCCAAAAGCCCTATCATCTATCACGAAACCATGCCCGTCAATGTCAAGGTCTGCTCTATTTACATGGAAGTCGCACCGCATGGTTCACTCAAAGACATGCTAACCAAAGCCGGTGGGAGATTACCGGAGAACGTGGTCGGGTATTGCACACTCATGATTCTTAAAGGGCTCAAGGATCTTCACCAGGCAGGTTACGTCCACTGTGATCTCAGGCTAGAGAACATACTCATCTTCAAGACCTACACTCATGGAGAGCTTTGTGAACTCAAACTTGCTGATTTCGGTTTATCCGAGGAGCCTAATGGACCTATACCATTGGAAGGGTCTCTTTTCGAGGGAAGCCCCGGTTACTTGGCTCCAGAGGCGGTCGGGCCACGTAGGATTATCTCGCCGGCGGTTGATATATGGTCTTTAGGTGTTATGGTGGTTAAGATGTTGGGGCCGCCGTCTCTTGTTAGTGTAAGAGAAAGAGTTATTTTCCTGTCGGAGGTTCTATCACCGATGGCTTTCGACTTTGTGAGAAAGTGCACTGTGCGTGATCCGGAGGGTAGAGCCACCGCAGAGGAGCTGCTGAGCCATCCTTTTGTTAGGCAAAGTATTGGGGTTCCACCGGTTGAGATGCTTCCGGTTCCTGCTTGCTTAAGTGACGGAGTGGTTCAAGGAAGGTTTATCTAGAGAGAGAGCCGGAAACTTATGAAAAGCTCCACAGGTGAGAGATTGATTGATGGTGGAGAtttattatgttgttgttgtttttcttgatgCAAGACTTGTTATGGTTTAATTTGGTCTGTTTTCAATTccttttctattaaatttcTTGTTGTTCAAAAAGATTGATGGGAATACCTGGTATCTGCTATCACTTGATCCTAAAAACATCATATGTATTCGTTTAATCTCATAtttataaaactgaaaaacaaataaaaccttgAAAACCAAACCGcattgaaatattataaagtAATACTTATGTACCTAATGGAAAATGGAGATTATGAAGAGTTTTGAGAGGATTTTGTTTCGCTATATATATTTAGCCTAGTTGATCAAGTCAGATCTCAAGATTAGCTAGATATTTTCTGATCCAATCTACAAGAGATGTAAGATAGATAGATCCTCATCATATGGTGGTGGTAGATTTATGGTACTTCCGTGCTTGTCATCGTGTAAAAATATTTtgggataatttttttaaaaaagaaagaagtagtTTTGTTGATGTTTCAGAGTGATGGAGAATTGGTGAAGTTAATATAGGCGGTTGTGTTTCCACGAAGAGTGCGCTCTCTCAGTTATTTCACTCTAGTGGTAAGCTTTGTTTGATATATACGTTTAACTTCTAGGATCGGCGTACGTAGTGACATCTTCATTGTTCTGATCGGCTGAGGGAAACTTACAATTGTATTTTGACTATAGCCTAATTCTGTCTTTGCCTTTGCAATTATTCCCTTTTTCTAGATAGTTTTTTCATAATCATGCAAGAGTAACAAAGAAAGGTTTCAAACTACCAAAATGAAAGTACTAGAAACGTTCCACAACAATCATGATCTTCAATACCTAATTAATATACCATATCAACTAAATCCCTACGAGGTTTTCTTAGAAGTGATCTAAGACAAATCTATCAAACGCTTATGACGAGTCTAATTtaccatatataaaaaactaaatCCGTAAAAATCTCATCCGAGTATTAATCTCCATTCTCTGAGACAAATCCATCAAACATAGCTTACCATACTTTACCATATCTAAACAAATATCCTTTAAGGATAAAAACTCCATCGCAAGTTCTCGTACTTACCTAAACATATTGGACTACATTCGAGACATGGATGGAAGCAGAGTATGACGAATATCCTTGGGAGCTTGTAAATTTGCTGACTGATGTTTGAGTCGTGTGCGCTAATTAAGAGAGATTGCCTACTTATTGCGATCGAAGAGTAGTAGTGAAATGTAGTTTTGAGTGTTGTTAACATATAATGTGTTAGAGATATACATAAACTACTAGATTTGGATCCGTGCTCTCCTTTTATCtgtattataatttcaaaataaattataatttataagaccGTTTAGCATTGTAAACTGAAAAacgattgttattattatgttttttttgtatgaatatgagagatgtattttggtgaatggagatctgaatgatttatatcaatgttttttaacCAGGACCGGACCGGCCGGTCGGTTCGATCCAACTACAACCCGATAGGTATTCCGGTCCGGGTAACCTctaaaaacctaacaaataaaacccacaaaaaaccataaaaacccgTTAAAAACCCGTGAACTGGTGGTTGAACCGGCGGGTTGGATCAGGTTGTCggtctaaaattaaaataatttattttggtcacactttaaactcaaaccaaattatttatagatgttgttatttataaaagaatcagttagttattttatctaatcgtttaaaagtttaattttagttgtttagtacttaactatgtatgttttgttcatatatttatagaaaagtagatgttatattcataaaatgtaatcaaactaataaactaattgactCGTAATTCAGTCGGTCCGACTTGTTGACCCAGTGACCCGAAAGACTTCCGGTTCACCTTCCGGTCCagttttaaagacattgatttatattaaaagtttgGAAGGGTGTTAggtcagattttattttgaaatccacaatgaaatctcagaaatcacgattaagtgtgattaattgctaagattttattcttttttacacCTAACAGTacatttttatgcctaacactATATATGGTGTAATAATATATggaataattaagattttttttagaaattgtataaatcattggaatattatctttaagaggattctttgaGATATTCTTAAGTATATTCGTAATTTCATATAGCCCACAGATTTCATctataacttttgttttgtaaccaacttatatttagtatattatctattttgtaaccaacttataaaaattatatattctacaaaaaaagttgtgtaattccgttttattatacaaaaaaaaaagttgtgtactttttttgtgattgagagtatatttttatccccTTTAATAActtggttaacgttgtggtctatcaataaaatctcaggaaaataaattggtaatattgtgattgtagatctttggaaacaacgtgatcttccgaaaataaagtttggaatatccatgaactatcaatttggaatatccattTCAGATTTTTGgttacaattaaggttttatttgttaccattaatatttGAACTAtcaacttgtaaccaattaatatatggattaatctataatctatgtataacctatttgtaaccatttataaaaattataaagtctaccaaaacaatgttgtgtacttccattttattaaaaaggggattaAAACTTACACTACAACCTGAACTAGTTAATAGTTTTAGTAATTTGATAGATTTCTTTACGTTAAAGGTTGAGCTATGTGTTATTTCAAATACGTACGTCTTGAATATATTAACCGTATTCATATACTGATATACaataaatatgaattatatatatgcaacaGTTTAATAAACTTATTGTTCTAGCCCTCTCAGTAGCTTGCTATTTACTAAACGGCCTCACAAACATAACGTTGCAGACATGGCCGTTGTAGATAACATTTTTGGCTAATTTGAGAAGAAGAGCGAATTTCAAGACGACCTTGAAACTGctacacatttttttaacacAGGATTGTTTCTGcataatgatttttaatccaTAACTAAAGAAATTAGTCCCTTTTGTTACTCTATTAAAAACTTACTTAGTTATTAACTCTATGGCACTTCCCCAAGCAGAGTCATTATTGATTACAACCAAGGTTAAAATTAGATTGTTGCTGGTGGAAGTGCTCTTGTTTGGGAAATCATTGAAGTTGATGTAAAGCTTGAGGTGATATATGAAATCCTTGTATGGAAGAAGATAATTTTCTAATAAAGAAAGACAATTCTAGAGAAGGTTGGTGAACAACAACAGATGTGCAGAGTCTTAAAGAAAATCCGATCATAAAAAGAATGAAGACAAATTAAAGTACTCAACAACAATATTTGAATATCGAGACTTAGAGGTTGTTATTGGagaggtgatttctaaatctatatggaattgtaaattctaaaaatcaaaacacatgaattttgaaataacatgttttatccttgtccttggatttgaatgcttctattttacactttcaaatccattcaaattcATTTTAGGGGGTGTTATTAGAGAGGTGATaactaaatccatatggaattataaattctaaaaatcaaaacacatggattttgaaataacatgttttatccttggatttgaatccttctattttacactttcaaatccattcaaatccatataaaacataatgtggattttgaaatccaaaaacaaatcattaaatgaataacattggattttaataagtatgTGTAattcatagaaccaataacacatcattttgaaaagtattttaaaatcaatgattgaatgatttttgtttggatttccaaatccattaaaatcatagaaccaataaaacataatgtggatttgaaatccaaaaacaaatcattaaatgaataacatgagaaatttaacaagtatttgtaaatcatagaaccaataacccataattttgatatgtattttaaaatcaatgattgattgaataacacatgatctTTGTTTGGATTTTCCCTCTTACATTCTTTATCTTCAGTGTTTCCAAACAAACAATCTTATTGTAATCcgactaaacaaacaaacaatcttaTTGTAGTTTTCTCTATATGTCCTCAATCCTTTGTTTGATCTCTTCAGGTTGGTACTCCAGATTCTTTAACTGCTCCATAATGTTGATCAACCTTTGCTTTCTAAGATGAGACAAGTCGTTCTTTAAACTATTTGCAAGAGTCATGACCTCATCAACGGCTTCTAAGAAGTTGATACAGGTTGCAAATTTTTTATGTTATCTATGGTCGAGTGAAAAATAGAAATGTTTTCAACCGTTGCCGGATTGGTGAAGTTTATGAAAATTTGAGCAgctattaaaaataagaataagaatatgAAAATGTGGAACTAAGCTTTAGAGCGTTCAGtattcactatatatttatacattaattataattgCTACTAGACATGAttttatgataaataaatataaactaaactaatattatttattattattaattatttaaatttaaatttaaagaaaactgTGTAATCTGATCTGTTACGATTATGATGTTAACTTTGAGAACATTTTCCTCATTTTTTCCCTTCAAATTAATTAGgaaataatcttttaattatatgaagtatatatgtttgaaaaaagacactttttttgaagaaaaataacGTCTCAATggtcttatttttatctaaataaaaattcttCAACGAAAAATCTCCATCGCAAGCTGCCTAAACATATTGGACTCACATGtgcttttttgttcttcatattattattgtttaaattgaaatttcaagaaaaatcgaatgatttttttaattatatgatgtATATATGGTTGCAAAAAAAACACGTGAAGCTCTAAAAGTATCCCAATCTATTGGGCGATAAGAGAAAAAAGACAAATAGAAGGCCCATAAAAATGAAATCAGCGCGGCTCGTAAAACGAATACAGTAAACATAAAGTCTGTTAAACCGGATAATTGCCGTTCCATAccaattaatgaaaatataatcaaattatgtagaaagaaaaaacttaaataagAATATTATTCCAGGCAGAAACACAAGGTGGAGTTTCTAACTAATCAATCAGAGAAAACTCTCTTGTccgttttttgtttgattgaattTGGTACTTGGTAGTTATAccctgtttggtttggttgtagATTTCTGCGGGAAAACGTCCAGCCGATCTGTCAGACAGGGACTTCGGGGAGCTGGGACATAAGCAAAGCAGGCAAGCAGCAGGGATCCTTCCAGGCAGCAACACAAGGTGGAGTTTCTAACTAATCAATCAGAGAAAACTCATATGTATTCGTTTactttcatatttataaaactgaaaaacaaataaaaccttgAAAACCAAACCAcattgaaatattataaagtAATACTTATATACTTAATGGAAAATGGAGATTATGAAGAGTTTTGAGAGGATTTTGTTTCGCTATATATATTTAGCCTAGTTGATCAAGTCAGATCTCAAGATTACTTTAGCTAGATATTTTCTGATCCAATCTACAAGAGATGTAAGATAGATAGATCCTCATCATATGGTGGT from Camelina sativa cultivar DH55 chromosome 9, Cs, whole genome shotgun sequence encodes:
- the LOC104715708 gene encoding serine/threonine-protein kinase pakG-like produces the protein MSSSSWMLEETTLPILGCLGQGDYGYISLVRTPNDSMLMAKKTSLRKYSGNLEKELRILHRFNSIDCNIVRPKSPIIYHETMPVNVKVCSIYMEVAPHGSLKDMLTKAGGRLPENVVGYCTLMILKGLKDLHQAGYVHCDLRLENILIFKTYTHGELCELKLADFGLSEEPNGPIPLEGSLFEGSPGYLAPEAVGPRRIISPAVDIWSLGVMVVKMLGPPSLVSVRERVIFLSEVLSPMAFDFVRKCTVRDPEGRATAEELLSHPFVRQSIGVPPVEMLPVPACLSDGVVQGRFI